One Synechococcus sp. JA-2-3B'a(2-13) genomic window carries:
- a CDS encoding NADPH-dependent assimilatory sulfite reductase hemoprotein subunit: MPPMIPSEAKRSKVEQIKADSHFLRDPLQQELAQDTTHFSEAAVQVLKFHGAYQQDDRDRRQQRKQEGLERAYSIMLRTRIPGGHVPPQLYLTLDRLADEYGNGTLRATTRQTFQLHGILKKNLKATIASILKQMGSTLAACGDVNRNVMAPVAPYKNRPAYRYAQEYARKLADLLAPKTSAYYEIWVDGEPVPIPPVDEEVVEAEKFVGNGVRLEGPEPLYGPVYLPRKFKTAIAVAGENTVDVYSQDLGLIVLTDRKGNLKGFNIVVGGGMGRTHGKEETQPLLAQKLCFAPPESVYRVCQAVLAVQRDYGNRHDRKQARLKYLVRDWGIRKFRRVVEQYLGEKLLPFRRMPKFVPNSDDYLGWHEQGDGRWFLGISIENGRIQDTPERQLKTALRRIVEAFSLHVRLTPTQDLLFIDIAEQQRDAINQILKSHGVLSKEEIPQLVRLSMACPALPTCGLAITESERALPGLVRQLDRLLQELDLQDSPFLVRMTGCPNGCARPYLAELGLVGSAPNGYYQIWLGASPQGDRLAQVFQDRVHISQIVPLMRVLLQVYKQERRPGESFGDYCHRMGIPYLQAQVQQRDGVFA, translated from the coding sequence ATGCCCCCCATGATCCCATCCGAGGCCAAGCGTTCCAAGGTGGAGCAGATCAAGGCAGACAGCCACTTTCTACGGGATCCCCTTCAGCAGGAGCTGGCCCAAGACACCACCCATTTCAGCGAGGCGGCGGTGCAGGTGCTCAAGTTCCATGGCGCCTACCAGCAGGATGACCGGGATCGGCGGCAGCAACGGAAGCAGGAAGGATTGGAGCGGGCCTATTCCATCATGTTGCGCACCCGCATCCCAGGGGGACACGTGCCCCCCCAGCTTTACTTGACCCTGGATCGGCTGGCCGATGAGTACGGCAATGGCACCCTGCGAGCCACAACGCGGCAAACCTTTCAGTTGCATGGGATCCTCAAGAAAAACCTCAAGGCCACCATAGCCAGCATTCTCAAACAGATGGGATCCACCCTGGCCGCCTGCGGCGATGTCAACCGCAACGTGATGGCACCGGTTGCCCCCTACAAAAATCGCCCTGCCTATCGCTATGCCCAAGAGTATGCCCGCAAGCTGGCGGATCTGTTGGCTCCGAAGACCTCTGCCTACTACGAGATCTGGGTGGATGGGGAGCCGGTTCCCATCCCACCGGTGGATGAGGAAGTGGTGGAAGCCGAGAAGTTTGTCGGCAACGGGGTGAGGTTAGAGGGCCCAGAACCCCTGTATGGCCCCGTCTATTTGCCCCGCAAGTTTAAAACCGCCATCGCCGTAGCCGGGGAAAACACGGTAGATGTGTACTCCCAGGACTTGGGCTTGATTGTGCTCACGGATCGCAAGGGCAACTTGAAGGGCTTCAACATTGTGGTGGGTGGGGGCATGGGGCGTACCCACGGCAAGGAAGAAACCCAGCCCCTTTTGGCCCAAAAGCTCTGCTTTGCCCCGCCGGAATCGGTGTATCGGGTTTGCCAAGCGGTTTTGGCGGTACAGCGGGACTACGGCAACCGGCACGACCGCAAGCAGGCGCGGTTGAAATACTTGGTGAGAGACTGGGGGATCCGCAAGTTTCGCCGTGTGGTCGAGCAGTACCTGGGGGAGAAGTTGTTGCCCTTCCGGCGCATGCCCAAGTTTGTCCCCAACAGCGACGACTACCTAGGCTGGCACGAGCAGGGGGATGGCCGTTGGTTTTTGGGCATCTCCATTGAAAATGGCCGCATCCAGGACACCCCAGAGCGGCAGCTCAAAACGGCGCTGCGCCGGATTGTGGAAGCCTTTTCTCTGCACGTGCGGCTGACCCCCACTCAGGATTTACTTTTCATCGACATTGCGGAGCAGCAGCGGGATGCCATCAACCAGATCCTCAAATCCCACGGGGTGCTTTCCAAGGAAGAGATCCCCCAACTGGTGCGGCTGTCGATGGCCTGCCCTGCCCTGCCCACCTGTGGGTTGGCGATTACCGAGTCGGAGCGGGCTTTGCCGGGGCTGGTTCGCCAGTTGGATCGGCTGTTGCAGGAGCTGGATCTGCAGGATTCGCCCTTTTTGGTGCGCATGACCGGCTGCCCCAACGGCTGTGCCCGACCCTACTTGGCGGAACTGGGATTGGTGGGATCCGCCCCCAATGGCTACTACCAGATTTGGCTGGGAGCCAGCCCGCAGGGGGATCGCCTGGCGCAAGTGTTTCAGGATCGGGTACACATCAGCCAGATCGTGCCGCTGATGAGAGTTCTCCTGCAGGTCTACAAGCAGGAGCGCCGTCCTGGCGAGAGCTTCGGCGACTACTGCCACCGGATGGGGATCCCCTATTTGCAGGCCCAAGTTCAGCAAAGGGATGGCGTTTTTGCCT